In Candida albicans SC5314 chromosome 4, complete sequence, the genomic window GTggataataaaattaatgaattattggATATGGTTGAATATGACGAGTATTTGCCTGTGGAAAAGAACGACGAAGCCAATTTTGCCATTAAAGATTTTGCGTTATTTTTGGAGAATTTGTTTACATCaatcttcaacaatttaCCACTGCAATTGCGTACATTGGGGCTTTTCAGGACTTatgattttgtttctgaatattttttaaatgtgTTGAAAGATGCAAATGTGTACAATAGAATATTTGTTGCCAATTTCGATTTGGATATTCAGTACTTGGAAACCTCGTTGAGGAATTTACATGGGTTTAAAGAAGACGGCGATGAAGCCAATGGTAATGGAGGTAACGTTGCTTTGGAATCTACATTCACTGAATTGAGGCAATgtattgatttgttgaatttagAAGATTATGAGGAATTCATTAATGACTCTTCATTTAGAATGAGACGCTTTGATAGAGTGAAATATGAAGATGgtataaatttgattaaaaaaatgCAAGATAACGAAtctaaacaacaaacatCGGTATCAGCAATGTCTGAAAGAGGAACCATTGGTGGTGTTATCCCTAACTCCAGTTCAACAAGAAGTTTTGTGAACATGTTGAGTAATTTGTCAACTGATGATGCAGGCAACACTTCTAGTGGGAGTATCGAATCGACCAGTACTACTTCAAAATTAGCTCAGTTTACTACTAGGTTCAAACAGAACAAATAGTATAAATAGTGATTGTAATTACATGCCGTGGGTTCAACTGtttgttatattttttcTCTATTTATTTaccaaaatttcaatttatgtATCCAACGTTTATTACTGctttcttgttcttgtttcaattgtttgtcCTTTTCATCCACTAtagtttgaatttgattttccaaagttgttgatttcaatttcaactcCTGCTCTATTTCTTGATATTgcaaattattataaacaatGTTGAATAGGAAAAAAGTCGATaatgaaatcatcaatgtATTGTACAATGCATGAGAAAATTGAGATAGACGGGGTTTCACTGGAtcttgattgatttgatgaGGTAACTTGATGGTATGGAATCTTTTGGGGGTTATAATAGATCTTTTAATTAGCGTGTTTCTCATGGTGCAAGAATTAAGATAGTATAGTTTTAGGAATCAGCAAGGTGTGGTGAAGCTTTGCTAATGGATTGGGTTTATTCTTGTTATTTGTTCGGGattaactttttttttatgagTGGTTGTTACGGAATTTGAAAtgtggaaaaaaaaaatttggtgaATGGTGcctccaaaaaaaaagttaagGTAAAAACCATTCGATCTATTCTTTTTTACTGCAGCTGACTATTAATAAACTATGAATAGATTAAGGATATACACACCGATTTTTAGGTCTACAATAGTTAAGCCGGCTGTTTTCAGACCATATGCTTTTATTGTATCGAGAGGCATACACACCACAGGCAAATTATTTCAGAtgcaacatcaacaacagccaTCTGTTCCAGACCAATCATCTATTGAAAAGCAAAGGGAATGGGTAGATAGACTTGcaagagaaagagaagaaCGTCAAAAGTATAGAAATAGAACAGCAACGTATTATACTGCATCATTAgggattttctttttggcaTTAGCATTTTCTGCGGTGCCAATTTATCGAGCCATCTGTCAACGTACTGGGTGGGGTGGAATACCAATTACTGATAGTACAAAATTCACTCCTGATAAGTTGATCCCTGTCGATACCAACAAACGTATCCGTATACAGTTTACTTGTCAGTCATCGGGAATATTACCATGGAAATTTACCCCTTTACAACGTGAGGTTTATGTTGTACCTGGTGAAACTGCTTTAGCATTCTATCGAGCCAAGAATATGAGTAAAGAAGACATTATCGGTATGGCAACGTATTCTATTTCACCAGATAATGTCGCTGGATATTTCAATAAGATTCAATGTTTTTGCTTTGAAGAACAACGATTGAGTGCTGGGGAAGAAGTAGATATGCCTGTGTTCTTCTTTATTGATCCTGATTTTGCTAAAGATCCAGCAATGagaaatattgatgatgtgGTTTTGCATTATTCGTTCTTCAAAGCCCATTATTCCGATGGTGAGTTGGCAGCGGCACCTATTGGGAATATGGAAATGAAAGCCAGTGTGGTTAGTTAATGATTTTTAGGTGGAATGGATTCCTGTAAatagaaacaacaaaacaaatagTAACTGTAATTTATGATTCAAAATAGAGAAAGATATGGATCATTTTTGGATCGCTAAATATTGGGCTGTATAGTTGTTTGGAGTAATTGATATGGCACTGCACTAGTCGGT contains:
- a CDS encoding uncharacterized protein (Ortholog of C. dubliniensis CD36 : Cd36_43970, C. parapsilosis CDC317 : CPAR2_401720, Candida tenuis NRRL Y-1498 : CANTEDRAFT_102588 and Debaryomyces hansenii CBS767 : DEHA2G16698g); this encodes MRNTLIKRSIITPKRFHTIKLPHQINQDPVKPRLSQFSHALYNTLMISLSTFFLFNIVYNNLQYQEIEQELKLKSTTLENQIQTIVDEKDKQLKQEQESSNKRWIHKLKFW
- the COX11 gene encoding Cox11p (Cytochrome oxidase assembly protein; transcript regulated by Nrg1; protein repressed during the mating process; Hap43-repressed gene; rat catheter biofilm induced), which encodes MNRLRIYTPIFRSTIVKPAVFRPYAFIVSRGIHTTGKLFQMQHQQQPSVPDQSSIEKQREWVDRLAREREERQKYRNRTATYYTASLGIFFLALAFSAVPIYRAICQRTGWGGIPITDSTKFTPDKLIPVDTNKRIRIQFTCQSSGILPWKFTPLQREVYVVPGETALAFYRAKNMSKEDIIGMATYSISPDNVAGYFNKIQCFCFEEQRLSAGEEVDMPVFFFIDPDFAKDPAMRNIDDVVLHYSFFKAHYSDGELAAAPIGNMEMKASVVS